The genomic region GGAGTCTTTTTAAGCAGATTGCTTGAGAAAGTATAGTTCAAACCCAGATCCCGAAGCTTGATATAGCTGGCATCGTAAATAAATGGCTCAGGAATATTGTTACCAATGCTCTGCCAGTAAGCAGCCGGACTGATAGCAATGTTATTTACGTCACCTTCCTGATTCACTCCTACCCCAATATATCCCCGGTTGGCGCGGTCTACATAGTAAGGGCTGGTTGGATCATCTACATTTGCTTCCTGTCCTGCTTGTTGCGCAGCGCGCTGTGCCGCCTGTCTTTCCTGTTGGTATTCGTTCCATGAATCACGACCTGCCTCTGTGTTGGCATGAGAGCCATTCATATGCATGGTCATATTGCTCATAGAGAAAATATCTCCTCCCATGCGGATATCAATAGCAGCTTTGATCTGAAATCCTTTATAGGACACAGATGTAATCACTCCTCCTGTCCAGTTGGGCAGTGTATTACCTAATGAAATCGGCTGGGTAGTAGGCAGTGGCTCGCCATTGCTGCTGTTAAAGACACGGTTTCCATTCTCATCCCGTAAAAAGCCATTGCCTTTGATAGTACCAAAAGGCTTGCCTTTTTCAGCAATGATCGTAGCCCCTGCCCAGCGAGCTTCTGCCACTGTAAAGGTTTCCAGCAGATCACTAAGTTCGACCACTTTATTAACGTTTTTCGCAAAGTTCAGAGACAGATCCCATTGGAAACCGTTATCCAAACGTACAGGTGTGGTAGTCAGCAATAATTCAACGCCGCGGTTTCTAAGTTTGGCGGCATTCAGGGAAGCGGTGTTAAAGCCTGTTGTTTCAGGAACTGTAATATCCAGCAATACATCATTGGTCACTTCATCGTAATAGGTTAGATCAATTCCAATCCGGTCCTGAAACAAACGAACATCGGCACCGACCTCAAAGGAAGTTTTGATCTGAGGTTTTAACTGGGCATTGGGAATAGAACCTCCCAGAATTTCGCCCATTGGATAACCTCGTATGGTACGACCTGTTAAACTATAAGCAAAGGTAGTCTTGTACGGATCAAAATCACTTCCCACCTGCCCAAGTGAAGTTCTCAGCTTGGCAAAAGATAAGACAGGCGAGCTGATTTGAAAGGCATCAGAAAGCACAAAGCTAACATCAGCCGAAGGATAGAAGAATGAATTGTTCTGAGGTGGTAATGTTGAAGCCCAATCGTTTCTTCCCTGCAAATTCAAAAACAAAAACTCCTTATAACTCAATTGAGCACTGGCAAAGACTGACTGAATTTCTTTCCGGTTATCAAACGGCTGAATGAGTTTCTCTGAGAAATTCACCAAATTGGCTGTGCCTGGTTCGATGATCTGAGTACCTGAAATGTTATTGCCCTTACTGCGGTATTTCATCAGGTTGGCTCCAAGCATAGCTGAAAGCTTCAGAGTTGAACTCAGATCCTTGTTAAAATTCAATAACCCCTGAAAATTGGTTTCTTTGGTATTCATTGAAAGCTGATTCAACGCACCTCCATCATAAGCAGGGGTATACTTGTCATAGAAGTTTTCGTGAGTAAATGAGAAGAAGTCCGTTCCGGCCTGCAGATTCAAACTAAACAGATGGTTGAGTTTATATGTAAGATTGATATACCCTCCGGTTCTTTCTTTCGAACTGCGATTGAACGTTTTGTTCAGCGTCCAGTAAGGATTGGCACGATAGATATTGCCTGTATAGTTTTTGTAGGTGCCATCCGGATTCATATAATCCTGGAGCCAGGCCTGATCAAAGTTGGCAGCCAGTCCCAGCAAGCCATTGCCAATATTGGTTACCTCATCAGTCAGTGCCGGACGATTACGTACCTGCTCAAGAGCATAATTGATCTTAGTATCTACCGAAAGTTTTTCTGTGATCTTGGAAGTAGCCCGGATAGCAATAATGTTTTTATCATATCCGCTTTTGGGTACAATATCTTCATTTGTGATATTGGAGTAGGACAACCGAGCTGTGTTGCCATCTTTTCCGCCAGAGACGGCAAGTGTGTTCATAAATGTCTTACCTGTCCGAAAGAATCCCTGAATGTTATCATCCATATAACGATAAGGTCTTACTGTACCATCGGCTTGAGTGATAGTTTCAAAATCTTCAAAACGTGGTCCCCAATTACTGGTGATATTACGTGCCTGCAAAGGATCTGTAGGAAAGATACCATCATTCCCCTGCCCATACGTTTTCTGACGAGCATCCATACGGGTAGAAATCTGATCCAGTGTAAATGAACTATTAAATTCCACTCCAATACCTTTGTTAGCTTTTCCGTTTTTGGTAGTAATCAGAATAACTCCATTCAGTGCCCGGCTTCCATATAGTGCAGCCGCGGCAGAACCTTTCAATACAGAAATAGACTCAATATCATTTGGATTTATATCCGAAAGGCCATCTCCCAAGTCAAATCCTCCCCATTGGCTGGCACTTCCTATGTTTCCGTTTACAGCCGGTACCCCATCAATTACATACAAAGGCTGATTGCTCCCCTGTAACTCCCGAATTCCCCGTATCACTACCCGGCTTGACCCTGTAGGACCAGCTGTAGTAGAGGAAATATTTACCCCAGCTACTTTTCCAGCAATGGAAGCAATCGGATTAGTCTCACCATTATTGGCAATGTTTTCACTTCCCACATCCGAAACGGCATATCCAAGAGCCTTTTTCTCACGCTTAATCCCCAGAGCTGTAACTGTTACCTCTGACAGAAGTTGCTCATCGGTAGAAAGTGCGATGTCAATGGTAGTCTGATTGGTAATTGTAATCTCTTTTGAGCTATAGCCGATAAAGGAGAATACAAGAACAGCTCCTTTGGTTACCTCAATAGAATAGCGACCTTCTGTGTCCGAAGTGGTGCCCTGATTGGTGCCCTTTAGAAGGACAGACACACCCGGCAAGGGTTCATTGCTTTTTCCCTCAGTAACTTTTCCCTGAATGGAGAATGTCTGGGAAGTGCTTTGTGCTTGTGCAAATGGTATGGATATACACAAAGTAAGTAACATGACGCAGAAAAGCGTAAAATTTCTCTTCATAAAGAATTAGTGGTATAAAATTTCGCATCACACTTCATTACTAAAAGATAGTTTCACATATATCTATATAGCAATGTTTTTATTTGGCTGGCTGTTTATGCAAAACTAACTGGAAGAGGCATTGAGGATGGTATCCAAATGTTACATAATAGGTATTCAAATGTTACATAGAATCTTATCTGCAAGACAGCAGAGAATTTTGAAAGCAACTGTGTCCTGTTAGCATTGGGCCCATCTAGAAAGAAATCCAGGAAAAGTTGTGTAAATGCTTATATAGGGGAATAAACTCTGACTATAACTCCGGTTAATTTGAAAAAATATCCAAACTATGATCAATATGGGTCACTGACTGGAAGTCCGGTCATTTTCCTAATCAATGGCAAAGTGATTGTAAAAATGTTCAGCGGAAAAAGTGACCAGAGTTTAATCAGGTACAAAATGGCCAAAACGCTGTTCAGTTTTGGGTTTGACCATACTTCTGTTCGCTTTTAGTTTTGACTGGAAGTACATTCTACAGAATGAACGTACTTCCAGTCATTTTTGTCAGTGATTGGTATTCTGTTCAAAATCGACAACTATCCGAATACCAGTCAATCTATTCACAGACCACAGTTACAATCAACATGCAAAAAATAACAAGATGAGTTTTCACTTGCCACTATCCATTCACAAGACTTCGCTTACGTGTCAGATAGGCAGAAGGTAATTCTCCAAAATGTTGCCTGAAGTATTTTGCAAAATACTTGGGATTGTTGAATCCTACCTGATAGGCAATCTCTGCAATGGTCAACTGGCTTTCTTCCAGCAGCTGACGGGATCTTTCCAGACGAATTACCCGAATGAAATCAAGAGGTGATCTTTCGGTTAGTGCCTGCAATTTACGATACAGATGGATGCGACTCATACCTAACTCCAGACTCAGCGTTTCCACAGAAAAGTCCGGGTTTGACATATTCTTTTCTACGATTCCAATGGCTTTTCGGATTAGCTTTTCATCCAGTGGGGTAATTGGTATGTCTTTGCCCTGAATGCGAATCTGCTGAGTAAAGGCATTGCGTGCGGCTTGCTGCTGACTAAGCAGACTTTTGATCTTTGATTCAAGAATTCCAAAATGGAAGGGTTTTTCTGTATAATCCTGTGCCCCTGTCTGATAACCTTCCAGTTGTTGCTCTTCCTCACTTCGGGCAGTAAGCAATAAAACAGGAATGTGGGCTGTTTTTACATCCGATTTTACTTGCTGACACAACTCAAGCCCGTTCATTTGTGGCATCATAATATCGGAAATAATCAGGTCTGGCAATTCACTTAAGGCTTTCTGCCAACCCTCCTCCCCATTTTTCGCCTCTACAATCCGGTACCTGTCACACAGACTCTCTTTCAGATACTCACGAAACTCTTCATGATCCTCTACCAGCAAAATTGTAGCCTTTTCATCACTGGTTGTGCTTTCGCAATTGATTGTAGCATCCAGCACAGTATCGGCTGGTATTTTACGATTTGGTATAGACTTATTCTCAGAGACAGGTGCTGAAACTAACTGCATATCTTCAAAAGCCACAGTCCCTTTTTTTGAAATCTCTTTAAGTGACTTGTCATGTTGAACTGTTTTATTAATTTCTCTTGTAAAGGGTAAACAAACAGTGAAACAGCTTCCTTGCTGAGGGCTACTCTGTACAGAAATTTTACCACCATGCAGATTCACAAACTCTTTGGTAATAGAAAGACCTATTCCACTCCCCTGATTGATCATACTGGTAGGAATTTCATTTTGTACAAAGCGGTCAAAGATCTTCTCTTCCATTCCTG from Xanthocytophaga agilis harbors:
- a CDS encoding SusC/RagA family TonB-linked outer membrane protein, producing MKRNFTLFCVMLLTLCISIPFAQAQSTSQTFSIQGKVTEGKSNEPLPGVSVLLKGTNQGTTSDTEGRYSIEVTKGAVLVFSFIGYSSKEITITNQTTIDIALSTDEQLLSEVTVTALGIKREKKALGYAVSDVGSENIANNGETNPIASIAGKVAGVNISSTTAGPTGSSRVVIRGIRELQGSNQPLYVIDGVPAVNGNIGSASQWGGFDLGDGLSDINPNDIESISVLKGSAAAALYGSRALNGVILITTKNGKANKGIGVEFNSSFTLDQISTRMDARQKTYGQGNDGIFPTDPLQARNITSNWGPRFEDFETITQADGTVRPYRYMDDNIQGFFRTGKTFMNTLAVSGGKDGNTARLSYSNITNEDIVPKSGYDKNIIAIRATSKITEKLSVDTKINYALEQVRNRPALTDEVTNIGNGLLGLAANFDQAWLQDYMNPDGTYKNYTGNIYRANPYWTLNKTFNRSSKERTGGYINLTYKLNHLFSLNLQAGTDFFSFTHENFYDKYTPAYDGGALNQLSMNTKETNFQGLLNFNKDLSSTLKLSAMLGANLMKYRSKGNNISGTQIIEPGTANLVNFSEKLIQPFDNRKEIQSVFASAQLSYKEFLFLNLQGRNDWASTLPPQNNSFFYPSADVSFVLSDAFQISSPVLSFAKLRTSLGQVGSDFDPYKTTFAYSLTGRTIRGYPMGEILGGSIPNAQLKPQIKTSFEVGADVRLFQDRIGIDLTYYDEVTNDVLLDITVPETTGFNTASLNAAKLRNRGVELLLTTTPVRLDNGFQWDLSLNFAKNVNKVVELSDLLETFTVAEARWAGATIIAEKGKPFGTIKGNGFLRDENGNRVFNSSNGEPLPTTQPISLGNTLPNWTGGVITSVSYKGFQIKAAIDIRMGGDIFSMSNMTMHMNGSHANTEAGRDSWNEYQQERQAAQRAAQQAGQEANVDDPTSPYYVDRANRGYIGVGVNQEGDVNNIAISPAAYWQSIGNNIPEPFIYDASYIKLRDLGLNYTFSSNLLKKTPFKTVTLGVIGRNLWIIHKNTPNIDPESNYNNGNGQGFEYGSLPGRRRYGFNLIVKF